In Leptospira harrisiae, the following proteins share a genomic window:
- the dgcR gene encoding diguanylate cyclase DgcR: protein MEKAGKKILIIEDSELQRKLLNRWISNHGYVPIEAVSLSDAREIISQDQIDVVLLDWELPDGSGIELISEIFSSSPVGWLPIIMVTGHTEPENLKLAIEAGATDYITKPAKEIELLARIFSALRMKSLHDQLRETAIRDVLTGLYNRRYMEERIEQEFQRCKRHKHNLSLAMIDIDFFKKVNDTYGHETGDIVLKRIASELKSCLRKSDIISRFGGEEFVIVFPETGVPDATRVLDKIREKISDLELDSESGQKFKVSFSGGVTGGDISAIESPIELLRTSDKLLYEAKSSGRNRIVN, encoded by the coding sequence ATGGAGAAAGCAGGAAAAAAAATTCTCATTATAGAAGATTCGGAATTACAACGAAAACTTCTCAATCGATGGATTTCTAATCATGGGTATGTTCCTATTGAAGCTGTCTCTCTTTCTGATGCACGGGAGATCATTAGCCAGGATCAAATTGATGTAGTTCTTCTCGATTGGGAATTGCCAGACGGTTCCGGCATTGAATTGATCTCAGAAATCTTCTCCTCTTCTCCAGTGGGTTGGCTTCCTATCATTATGGTCACAGGTCATACGGAACCTGAGAATCTTAAACTAGCCATTGAAGCAGGTGCTACCGATTACATCACTAAACCTGCCAAAGAGATAGAACTTCTTGCTCGAATTTTTAGTGCTCTTCGAATGAAATCATTACATGATCAATTAAGGGAAACGGCAATCCGTGATGTATTGACTGGTTTATATAATCGTCGTTATATGGAAGAACGGATTGAACAAGAATTCCAAAGATGCAAAAGGCATAAACACAACCTATCTTTGGCAATGATTGATATTGATTTTTTTAAAAAAGTCAATGACACGTATGGTCATGAAACTGGTGACATTGTATTAAAAAGAATTGCTTCTGAATTGAAGTCTTGTTTACGAAAGTCAGATATTATTTCTAGATTTGGCGGTGAAGAATTTGTCATTGTTTTTCCAGAAACAGGTGTTCCTGATGCAACACGTGTTTTAGATAAAATAAGAGAAAAAATATCTGATCTAGAGTTGGATTCAGAATCTGGTCAAAAATTTAAAGTCTCTTTCAGTGGAGGAGTCACTGGCGGTGATATTTCGGCAATCGAAAGTCCAATAGAACTTCTTAGAACATCAGATAAACTTTTATATGAGGCAAAATCCTCAGGTCGAAATCGAATCGTCAATTAA
- the mdoH gene encoding glucans biosynthesis glucosyltransferase MdoH, with translation MILFQRFIFFFTFIIPVIWGFSLFIEIISFRGIEITEYYQFITLIFLLPMLSYGANSALFGFLITLKKGGDPLLKAKHIPEQELNFNLLESIPVAVVMPVYEENEISIFSRIKVIFESTTKIHKLPNLDYFILSDTRTPEKWIKEEAAYIELCESTKNFHNFHYRRRKSNLNGKSGNIADFCRRWGKKYKYMIILDADSLVSGELIIQLIANMEKNPNAGIIQSSTKIFRTTTLFQKFTEFSSYLFSPFFLKGASFWQINSTGYWGHNAILRVKPFMEHCALPHLPEYGGIGGKILSHDTVEAALMRKAGFDVYCAYELDGSYEESPPNIIDVLKRDQRWCQGNLQHFWFLFGKKIPFINRIHILNGILSYLNSPIWLCYILLSLWNYLEDSKYLNYSMLPEEYEFFKSQIYDPLYLKLLSLSLVLLFLPRVLSFFSLPVLEIFKKLPAFFMETIFSILIAPIYMVYHSIFVSSILLNKRITWGPQNRDADSGYNLPYILSSFFGITVLGFACAYISYSHSTMLFVLSFPIWIGWILSIPLVILTGKEQKTINQFFDTKYWKQNTSLTNNFEEALSSHKNSYLDGKEFFFALVHPIFYHQHKELQGNKTYQTKLPKSTEEDLIRLLKLGPDSLDKKTILRILSNRELLDSFYLKFWTSKKEDWASYWKTIWEKINPSFFPLISNNKKNDVNLQ, from the coding sequence ATGATACTTTTCCAACGCTTTATATTCTTTTTCACTTTTATCATCCCAGTTATTTGGGGGTTTAGTTTATTCATAGAGATCATTTCTTTTCGAGGAATTGAAATCACCGAATACTATCAATTCATCACTTTGATTTTTCTTTTACCGATGTTATCATATGGAGCAAACTCAGCTTTATTTGGATTTTTAATTACTTTGAAAAAGGGAGGAGATCCACTCCTAAAGGCAAAACATATCCCTGAACAGGAATTGAACTTCAATCTATTAGAATCCATCCCCGTTGCCGTTGTCATGCCCGTTTACGAAGAGAATGAAATTTCAATTTTCTCTCGTATTAAAGTCATATTTGAATCAACTACAAAAATCCATAAACTTCCAAACCTAGACTATTTTATTTTGAGTGATACCAGGACACCAGAAAAATGGATCAAAGAAGAAGCCGCATATATTGAGTTATGCGAATCAACAAAAAATTTCCACAACTTTCATTACCGCAGAAGAAAAAGTAACCTTAATGGAAAAAGTGGAAACATCGCTGATTTTTGCAGAAGGTGGGGGAAAAAATACAAGTATATGATCATCCTTGATGCGGACAGTCTCGTATCAGGCGAACTCATCATCCAACTGATTGCAAATATGGAAAAAAATCCGAATGCAGGAATCATCCAATCCAGCACCAAAATTTTTCGAACCACTACTTTATTCCAAAAATTTACAGAATTTTCTTCTTACTTGTTTAGCCCTTTTTTCTTAAAAGGAGCCAGCTTTTGGCAAATTAATTCCACGGGTTATTGGGGACACAATGCCATACTTAGAGTCAAACCATTTATGGAACATTGTGCCCTCCCCCATCTTCCAGAATATGGAGGCATCGGTGGGAAAATTTTAAGTCATGATACAGTCGAAGCTGCCCTGATGCGAAAAGCGGGATTTGATGTCTATTGTGCTTATGAGCTGGATGGAAGCTACGAAGAAAGTCCACCTAACATAATTGATGTTTTGAAACGAGACCAACGTTGGTGCCAAGGAAACCTGCAACATTTTTGGTTTTTGTTTGGAAAAAAAATTCCATTCATCAATAGAATCCATATTCTAAATGGAATTTTATCTTATCTCAATTCTCCTATTTGGCTGTGTTATATCCTACTTAGTTTATGGAATTACCTTGAAGACAGCAAATACTTAAATTACTCCATGTTACCGGAAGAGTATGAATTTTTTAAATCACAGATTTATGACCCGCTATATCTAAAACTATTATCCTTATCTTTAGTTTTATTATTTTTACCAAGGGTTCTAAGTTTTTTTAGCCTACCCGTCCTTGAAATTTTCAAAAAACTGCCCGCATTTTTTATGGAGACCATTTTTTCAATTTTAATTGCACCAATTTACATGGTGTATCATAGTATTTTTGTATCCTCAATTTTACTCAACAAACGAATTACTTGGGGACCACAAAATAGAGATGCTGATTCAGGATATAACCTTCCCTATATTCTTTCATCTTTTTTCGGCATAACAGTCCTCGGTTTTGCATGTGCTTATATAAGCTATTCCCATTCCACAATGTTATTCGTTTTATCATTTCCAATTTGGATTGGCTGGATTCTTTCGATTCCTTTGGTTATTCTGACAGGAAAAGAACAAAAAACTATAAACCAATTTTTCGATACAAAATATTGGAAACAAAATACAAGTTTAACCAATAATTTTGAAGAGGCTCTTAGCTCACATAAGAATAGTTATCTGGATGGAAAAGAATTCTTTTTTGCTCTTGTGCATCCCATTTTTTACCACCAACACAAAGAGTTGCAAGGGAATAAAACCTACCAAACCAAACTTCCAAAATCAACGGAAGAAGATCTCATTCGTTTATTAAAACTAGGGCCAGATTCGTTAGATAAAAAAACAATATTACGGATTCTTTCGAACCGAGAGCTACTTGATTCATTTTATTTAAAATTTTGGACTTCAAAAAAAGAAGATTGGGCAAGTTACTGGAAAACCATTTGGGAAAAAATTAACCCGTCTTTTTTTCCATTAATTTCCAATAATAAGAAGAACGATGTGAATCTTCAATAA
- a CDS encoding glucan biosynthesis protein, translating to MKKLNIYLALIALVLCVIIIIRKNDLTLNKIATLIAISTPTEVFDFQTADSIAKQKLKSKFSPTPEFKIPGLDGISYEDYRQIEYKPDVAIWKNLALPYQLHFFHPGHIYSNGIQIYEVINEKPIEIPYDASRFNFGDLPLADDFAEITKKLRYTGFRVHYPINQKEILEEFLVFQGASYFRAISKGQVYGLSGRGLTINTGPKDKEEFPIFESFYIKRPNKTDTSITIYAIMNSESVVGSYEFIVNPGEVTTIDVHAKIYLRKKIKRLGFAPITSMYLYGESDNAILGNIHPEVHDSDGLLTQNKMGEWEWRPLINPKKTQLTRISLDSPLGYGLIQRDRKFKSYQDEKLKYHLRPSVWVEPKGDWGKGSLYLLEFTTNLDSDDNITTFWEPAIPPNLNDGYEFRYKLHYTERSPKQHILGKASAFYRGADPLFPKEKVFTLYFTGDFLKALDRKTELKANIYNNKIPSDSIRYKIEKITELDQWRLQIWYPSSVDESDWSVFLEKENQRITETWIYRDGLSK from the coding sequence ATGAAGAAACTGAACATATATCTTGCACTCATTGCCTTGGTATTGTGTGTCATCATCATCATCCGAAAAAATGATTTAACCTTAAACAAAATTGCAACTCTGATCGCTATTTCAACTCCCACAGAAGTATTCGATTTTCAAACTGCAGATTCGATCGCCAAACAAAAATTAAAGTCAAAATTTTCACCGACACCAGAATTTAAAATCCCAGGTTTGGATGGAATCAGCTATGAAGACTATCGACAAATCGAATACAAACCCGATGTGGCGATCTGGAAAAATCTTGCCCTTCCCTACCAATTACATTTTTTTCATCCAGGCCATATTTATAGCAATGGAATTCAAATTTATGAAGTGATCAATGAAAAACCCATAGAAATTCCATACGATGCATCTCGTTTCAACTTTGGAGACTTACCCCTTGCCGATGATTTTGCTGAGATCACTAAAAAACTTCGTTATACAGGTTTTCGTGTCCATTACCCAATCAATCAAAAAGAGATTTTAGAAGAATTTTTAGTTTTCCAAGGTGCTTCTTATTTCAGAGCAATTTCCAAAGGGCAAGTATATGGACTATCCGGACGCGGACTAACAATCAACACAGGACCCAAAGACAAAGAAGAGTTTCCCATCTTTGAAAGTTTTTATATCAAACGACCTAACAAAACAGATACATCCATTACAATTTATGCAATTATGAATAGTGAATCTGTTGTTGGTTCCTATGAATTCATAGTAAATCCAGGTGAAGTTACAACCATTGATGTACATGCAAAAATTTATCTTCGCAAAAAAATAAAACGCCTTGGATTTGCTCCAATCACTTCTATGTATTTGTATGGAGAATCAGACAACGCCATTTTAGGGAACATTCACCCAGAAGTACATGACTCGGATGGTCTTTTAACTCAAAACAAAATGGGTGAATGGGAATGGAGACCTCTCATTAATCCCAAAAAAACACAACTAACAAGAATTTCATTAGACTCTCCATTAGGTTATGGACTCATCCAAAGAGACCGAAAATTCAAAAGCTATCAAGATGAAAAACTCAAATACCATTTAAGACCAAGTGTTTGGGTAGAGCCCAAAGGTGACTGGGGAAAAGGCAGTTTGTACTTACTTGAATTCACAACCAATTTAGATTCCGATGACAACATCACCACATTCTGGGAACCTGCAATCCCACCTAACTTAAACGATGGTTACGAATTTCGGTACAAACTCCATTACACCGAAAGATCACCTAAACAACATATCTTAGGCAAAGCTTCCGCATTTTATAGAGGCGCCGATCCACTTTTCCCGAAAGAAAAAGTTTTTACTTTGTACTTTACTGGTGATTTTCTAAAAGCTCTCGACCGCAAAACAGAACTAAAGGCAAATATCTATAATAATAAAATTCCATCTGATTCAATCCGTTATAAAATAGAAAAAATCACCGAACTAGACCAATGGCGGCTACAGATTTGGTATCCCAGTTCAGTCGACGAATCCGATTGGAGTGTTTTCCTTGAGAAAGAAAACCAAAGAATTACAGAAACATGGATATATCGAGATGGACTTTCCAAATAA
- a CDS encoding TrmH family RNA methyltransferase, with protein MQYIHSPEDPKLVDYKLLKAKEDPTDKFIADHEKTAVRLLNSSLKVESVFCMPRYWEKHKNLILSKITEPNNCFVADKHVFEDTIGFSVHQGFMAVGYQRWNDLSEASSPILFVNSIVDSENIGSILRSAAAFGIQTVVFDSKSASPYLRRSVRVSMGSLFQIKLVRIIDAVHTLNSLKELGNTILSLSLPREGTDLSLKTKSIYALEKYRKFVLVLGNEADGIDPKILNISDQLVYIPMKNKIDSLNVSHAFAVALSHLIGESS; from the coding sequence ATGCAATATATCCACTCCCCTGAAGACCCAAAGCTTGTTGACTACAAGCTCCTCAAAGCAAAAGAAGACCCTACCGATAAATTCATTGCTGACCACGAAAAAACCGCAGTCCGCCTCCTCAATTCCTCACTCAAAGTAGAATCTGTTTTCTGTATGCCAAGATACTGGGAAAAACATAAAAACTTAATCCTATCCAAAATAACAGAACCTAATAATTGTTTTGTTGCCGACAAGCACGTGTTTGAGGATACAATAGGATTCTCCGTACACCAGGGTTTTATGGCAGTAGGTTATCAAAGATGGAACGACCTTTCAGAGGCATCTTCTCCGATTCTATTTGTTAACTCAATTGTAGACAGTGAAAACATTGGATCCATTCTACGTTCTGCTGCAGCATTCGGTATTCAAACAGTAGTTTTTGATTCAAAATCCGCATCACCTTATCTAAGACGTAGTGTAAGGGTTTCCATGGGGTCACTTTTTCAAATCAAATTGGTTCGTATCATTGACGCAGTTCATACTTTAAATTCTCTCAAAGAATTAGGAAATACCATTTTATCACTTAGCCTCCCAAGAGAAGGAACGGATCTTTCATTAAAAACAAAATCCATCTATGCACTAGAGAAATATAGAAAGTTTGTATTAGTACTTGGTAACGAAGCAGATGGAATTGATCCAAAAATTCTAAACATTTCCGACCAGTTAGTTTATATCCCAATGAAAAACAAAATTGATTCATTAAATGTATCGCATGCTTTTGCAGTTGCTTTATCGCATCTAATAGGAGAATCTTCTTAA
- a CDS encoding ParB/RepB/Spo0J family partition protein codes for MKNKANYNPADILSRATSRTSSLNPFLKEENSESHNATDIPIDQVSTENNPRKTFNESTIRELAESISQYGLLQPIVVRKKAGKYELINGERRFRAHKLLKKKTILAIIKNVEQIDISKLPEIKLVENLQREDLSESDLALSLQELKNRHKETNEQLAKRINKSAQWVKTKIAHAEILKESTSSSPADKNHPIFQIPTSLFTEIAPLDVSNRKKAIDYLIKGLEKKGDFPSRNDLREFVRPLKPNKPKPSKPKLGNLELKDLKNKLIKIKEKISQLQNEKMILEETIRKYKK; via the coding sequence ATGAAAAACAAAGCCAACTACAACCCAGCCGACATCCTTTCTAGGGCTACCTCGAGGACTTCCTCTTTAAATCCATTCCTGAAAGAAGAAAATTCAGAATCTCACAACGCAACAGACATCCCTATCGATCAAGTTTCAACAGAAAACAATCCAAGAAAAACTTTTAACGAATCTACAATCCGAGAACTTGCAGAATCAATTTCTCAATATGGACTTTTACAACCTATTGTTGTGAGGAAAAAAGCAGGTAAATATGAACTCATAAATGGGGAAAGAAGGTTTCGGGCTCATAAACTTCTAAAAAAGAAAACCATTTTAGCAATCATCAAAAACGTAGAACAAATTGATATTTCCAAATTACCCGAAATAAAATTAGTTGAAAACTTACAAAGAGAAGACCTATCCGAATCTGACCTTGCTCTTTCCCTTCAAGAATTAAAAAACAGACACAAAGAAACCAACGAACAGTTAGCAAAACGTATCAATAAATCTGCCCAATGGGTTAAAACTAAAATTGCACATGCAGAAATCTTAAAAGAATCAACATCATCTTCCCCTGCAGACAAAAACCATCCCATCTTTCAAATCCCCACAAGTTTGTTTACAGAAATTGCTCCCCTCGATGTTTCTAACAGAAAAAAGGCAATCGACTATCTTATCAAAGGGTTGGAAAAAAAAGGTGACTTCCCTTCCCGGAATGACCTACGTGAATTTGTTCGTCCCCTAAAACCAAACAAACCGAAGCCATCCAAACCAAAACTCGGGAACCTGGAACTGAAAGACCTAAAAAATAAACTGATTAAAATTAAAGAAAAAATATCCCAACTCCAAAATGAAAAAATGATCCTCGAGGAAACCATCAGAAAGTATAAAAAATAG
- a CDS encoding TetR/AcrR family transcriptional regulator has translation MKQKIIKAALKICEKEGYESFSMRKLATNLGFDPMAIYYYFENKEALTHAMVEHIFSRFQKEMILAYKPSKRNLQKILQEYWILFLDYPGMSLYLIKYSYNNFNSVVEFNKSLQFLIQQVYPTAKTEMVLNILIDFIHGNALAFSFIPKGKKKIESIRSNQKEFQSSLSYLLNSI, from the coding sequence ATGAAACAAAAAATTATCAAAGCTGCATTAAAAATATGTGAAAAGGAAGGTTACGAATCTTTTAGTATGCGGAAATTAGCTACAAATTTAGGGTTCGATCCCATGGCTATTTATTATTATTTTGAAAACAAGGAAGCATTGACCCATGCAATGGTAGAGCATATTTTTAGTCGGTTTCAAAAAGAAATGATTCTGGCTTATAAACCTTCCAAGAGAAATTTACAAAAAATTTTACAAGAATATTGGATATTATTTTTAGATTACCCAGGAATGTCTTTATATCTCATTAAATATTCTTATAATAACTTTAATTCAGTTGTGGAATTCAACAAATCGTTACAATTTCTAATCCAACAGGTATATCCAACTGCTAAAACAGAAATGGTGTTAAATATCCTGATTGATTTTATACATGGCAATGCCCTTGCATTTTCTTTTATTCCCAAAGGGAAAAAGAAAATCGAATCGATTCGTTCAAACCAAAAGGAATTTCAATCTTCACTATCTTATCTATTGAATTCGATTTGA
- a CDS encoding YheT family hydrolase, translating into MSLFKPLPFLSGAMVQSFLASFKSKSDKQYGNSLKGEWKSVKAKDGTTLLARIHDVANPKGLIVLVHGWEGSIHSSYIVRTTRHFLQKGFSVYRLNLRDHGDTHHLNEGIFNGSLLQESYEAVCELVKIFGSKGPVYLAGFSLGGNFVLRMAGRHSLSKQAEQIPGLKHCFAFSPALDPKRATVKMDEHPFLRKYFLNSWKVSLKKKANLFPHLYSFHDLDHYQSVMHLTEKMVKEFSHFSSVDEYFDSYTLNELFFRSIRVPTTILTSMDDPVIPWKEFVQIPPSSYLEVVIESKGGHCGFIEDSHRSSYYWKLMEKKTG; encoded by the coding sequence ATGAGTCTTTTTAAACCTTTGCCTTTTCTTTCGGGTGCCATGGTCCAATCGTTTTTGGCGTCCTTTAAATCGAAGTCGGACAAACAATATGGAAATTCACTCAAAGGTGAGTGGAAGTCAGTAAAAGCAAAAGACGGGACAACACTTCTCGCAAGAATTCATGATGTAGCAAATCCAAAGGGTTTAATTGTGCTTGTACATGGTTGGGAAGGAAGTATTCATTCTAGTTATATCGTTCGAACCACAAGGCATTTTTTGCAAAAAGGATTTTCTGTATACCGATTGAACTTAAGAGACCATGGTGATACTCATCATTTGAATGAAGGTATCTTTAATGGAAGTTTGTTGCAGGAGTCATATGAAGCGGTCTGCGAACTTGTAAAAATTTTTGGTTCCAAGGGTCCAGTGTATTTGGCTGGATTTTCACTTGGTGGAAATTTTGTTCTACGGATGGCGGGTCGTCATTCTCTTTCTAAACAGGCGGAACAAATCCCTGGATTAAAACATTGTTTTGCGTTTAGTCCGGCTCTCGATCCAAAACGGGCAACAGTGAAAATGGATGAACATCCTTTTTTGCGAAAATACTTTCTCAATTCTTGGAAGGTTTCTTTAAAGAAAAAAGCAAATTTATTTCCTCATTTATATTCGTTTCATGATTTGGATCATTACCAATCGGTGATGCATTTAACGGAAAAAATGGTAAAAGAATTTTCTCATTTTTCTTCTGTGGATGAATATTTTGATTCTTATACTTTGAACGAATTGTTTTTTAGATCCATTCGTGTTCCGACTACGATTTTAACTTCAATGGATGATCCTGTGATTCCCTGGAAAGAATTTGTCCAGATCCCTCCTTCTTCGTATTTAGAAGTTGTGATTGAATCAAAAGGTGGACACTGCGGATTTATTGAAGATTCACATCGTTCTTCTTATTATTGGAAATTAATGGAAAAAAAGACGGGTTAA
- a CDS encoding serine/threonine protein kinase, with the protein MNINHSFYQLTPDSILNALESLGYETTGRFYPLNSVENRVYDIETSNAGRIVVKFYRPGKWTYDEILEEHRFLSELSSEEIPVLTPIKLNDKTLFEWSGIYFAIWPLRNGRIVEEISGSDLERVGALLGRVHAVGKKLGSIHRPTLDIPSYGLKSLNFILDNQLIPNKKLAERYQTTALRAFDIFDSLVREYQIPFQRIHGDCHKGNLLVSPEGYSILDFDDFLVGPIVQDFWMLLPLGETDRRKDLFDFLQGYTMFAEFDENWLQLVEPLRIIRYIHYAAWIAKRWEDPSFPSLFPHFGTEEYWLKETLDLESAKKDLEEQSIEVSNPNEIEPEMTNKDFFWDWEN; encoded by the coding sequence TTGAATATCAATCATTCATTTTACCAGCTAACTCCTGATTCCATACTCAATGCTTTGGAGTCATTGGGTTATGAAACGACTGGTAGATTTTATCCATTAAATAGTGTAGAAAATCGGGTGTATGATATTGAGACTTCCAATGCAGGCAGAATTGTTGTAAAATTTTATCGTCCTGGAAAGTGGACTTACGATGAAATTTTAGAAGAACACCGATTTTTATCTGAACTATCATCGGAAGAAATCCCAGTTTTAACTCCTATAAAGTTAAATGATAAAACATTATTTGAATGGTCTGGAATCTATTTTGCTATTTGGCCTTTGCGAAATGGTCGAATTGTTGAAGAAATATCTGGAAGTGATTTAGAAAGAGTTGGTGCGCTCCTAGGTCGAGTCCATGCAGTTGGAAAAAAACTTGGTTCGATTCATAGACCAACGTTGGATATACCTTCTTATGGTTTAAAATCTTTAAACTTTATTTTAGATAACCAATTAATCCCAAATAAAAAATTAGCAGAACGTTATCAAACTACCGCACTTAGGGCTTTTGATATTTTTGATTCTTTAGTAAGGGAATACCAAATTCCTTTTCAACGGATTCATGGTGATTGTCATAAGGGGAATTTGCTCGTTTCGCCGGAAGGATATAGTATTTTAGATTTTGATGATTTTTTAGTGGGACCGATCGTGCAGGATTTTTGGATGTTGCTACCGTTAGGTGAGACAGATAGAAGAAAAGATTTGTTCGATTTTTTGCAAGGTTATACTATGTTTGCTGAGTTTGATGAAAACTGGCTGCAATTGGTGGAACCTCTTCGTATCATTCGATACATTCATTATGCCGCATGGATAGCAAAACGTTGGGAAGATCCTTCTTTTCCATCTTTGTTTCCTCACTTCGGAACAGAAGAGTATTGGCTAAAGGAAACTTTAGATTTGGAATCAGCTAAAAAAGATTTAGAGGAACAGTCAATTGAGGTTTCAAATCCAAATGAAATAGAGCCTGAGATGACAAATAAAGATTTTTTTTGGGATTGGGAAAATTAA
- a CDS encoding helix-turn-helix domain-containing protein: MNGSKRTGVWVAQWMDDLGLTPNQTKLYAEIVSLDACGGCFASNEYLGTILRLKRDTISRLVSELKKKGLLKQTGFDGRKRFLKPLLPYEESESDFKTNGNKAIGFAGDGRLGVRSESGSTEDTNPSYKYQIHKNIQKKIQIKKKQTDWKEFLIWCEKELSDSTRSALSGVSGPEALSGLALIYWKRWKTNPG; the protein is encoded by the coding sequence ATGAATGGATCAAAAAGAACGGGCGTTTGGGTTGCCCAATGGATGGATGATTTGGGTCTTACACCGAATCAAACTAAATTGTATGCTGAAATTGTTTCTTTGGATGCTTGTGGTGGGTGTTTTGCCTCTAACGAGTATTTGGGAACTATTTTACGATTGAAACGAGATACAATTTCACGTTTGGTATCTGAGCTTAAGAAAAAAGGTCTGTTGAAACAAACTGGGTTTGATGGGAGAAAGAGATTTTTGAAACCACTCCTACCTTATGAGGAGTCTGAATCGGATTTCAAAACCAACGGAAACAAGGCGATTGGTTTTGCAGGCGATGGGAGATTAGGTGTGAGATCCGAGTCTGGGTCAACGGAGGATACGAATCCTTCTTATAAATACCAAATACATAAAAATATACAAAAAAAAATTCAGATAAAAAAGAAACAAACCGATTGGAAGGAGTTTTTGATTTGGTGTGAAAAAGAACTTTCGGATTCGACTAGGTCCGCTCTTTCAGGAGTGAGTGGCCCCGAGGCACTCAGTGGGTTGGCTCTAATTTATTGGAAACGATGGAAGACAAATCCAGGTTAG
- a CDS encoding ParA family protein, which produces MKIITVANIKGGTSKSTTAIHLALALSKRGKTLAIDMDPQADLSDFFFPEEPVEFFDSGNTLTVLNAETTLSESVKPSNDIDVLPSIIELSDLSYLASKDFSMIPRLKNILLKTKYDYVVIDTPGSGSSENIASYLPASIILVPVTPSKWAVRTVAQVLKKVDEAERFDEQSKKKSVLILPSQWGTSQKQMDLLEKLNTIKTLKILEPIPKNDSIRDRTETGKPLQEGSAPWKAFETLAEKLK; this is translated from the coding sequence ATGAAGATCATCACAGTTGCCAACATCAAAGGCGGGACTTCAAAATCCACAACAGCCATCCATTTAGCCTTAGCTCTCTCCAAAAGAGGAAAAACTTTAGCAATCGATATGGATCCACAAGCCGACTTATCTGATTTCTTTTTCCCAGAAGAACCAGTTGAATTTTTTGATTCGGGAAACACCCTCACTGTTCTGAACGCAGAAACAACACTCAGCGAATCCGTCAAACCTTCAAATGACATCGATGTTTTACCATCCATCATCGAACTTTCGGATCTAAGTTATCTTGCTTCCAAAGATTTTTCAATGATTCCTCGTTTAAAAAATATTCTACTCAAAACAAAATACGATTACGTTGTCATAGACACTCCGGGCTCTGGTTCATCAGAAAACATAGCATCCTATCTTCCCGCTTCCATTATTCTGGTACCTGTTACACCTTCCAAATGGGCAGTGAGAACAGTGGCTCAGGTCCTAAAAAAAGTAGATGAGGCAGAAAGGTTTGATGAACAATCAAAGAAAAAATCCGTTTTGATCCTTCCCTCTCAATGGGGAACTTCACAAAAACAAATGGATCTACTCGAAAAATTAAACACGATCAAAACATTAAAAATTTTAGAACCTATCCCAAAAAATGACAGTATCCGGGACCGTACTGAAACTGGAAAACCTCTACAAGAAGGAAGCGCCCCCTGGAAAGCTTTCGAAACCTTAGCGGAGAAATTAAAATAA
- a CDS encoding dihydrofolate reductase family protein, whose protein sequence is MIQYKAFIASSLDGFIARSNGSIDWLTSDAYKLDNNDFGYSAFMQEIDCIVMGRVTFEKVLSFEPYPFESTPVYVYTGNIDYKFESKYPIFIFNGTLESLTMTLEKKQFKTAYVDGGKLIQHFINERMLNEITITRIPILIGSGLPLFGNLTKDQKLEHIQTMAYPNGFVQSKYQLT, encoded by the coding sequence ATGATACAATATAAAGCATTTATTGCAAGCAGTTTAGATGGTTTTATAGCAAGATCCAATGGTTCCATCGATTGGCTCACTTCCGATGCGTACAAGCTAGATAACAATGACTTTGGATATTCTGCTTTTATGCAGGAAATTGACTGTATTGTTATGGGTAGGGTTACCTTTGAGAAAGTTCTTAGCTTTGAACCTTATCCTTTTGAATCCACTCCAGTTTACGTATATACTGGTAACATTGATTACAAGTTTGAATCTAAATATCCAATTTTCATTTTCAACGGGACACTTGAGAGTTTAACAATGACATTAGAAAAAAAACAATTTAAAACTGCCTATGTGGATGGCGGCAAATTGATTCAACACTTTATCAACGAACGGATGCTAAATGAAATCACAATCACAAGAATTCCGATTTTAATTGGATCCGGGTTGCCACTTTTTGGTAACCTAACCAAAGACCAAAAATTAGAACATATACAAACTATGGCATATCCCAATGGATTTGTCCAATCCAAGTATCAACTGACGTAA